The following are encoded in a window of Legionella geestiana genomic DNA:
- a CDS encoding ABC-F family ATP-binding cassette domain-containing protein, whose translation MHKPIQFKNLALSFPHKTCFSAFNGQILYSSRIAIIGRNGSGKSSLLKMLQGLIEPSDGEIKLPDSACMGYLPQQIEAFDNLSGGQRLNCALTQALACQPDILLLDEPTNHLDKKNRRSLLRLLRTFPGTLIVVSHDVELLRSTIDTIWHIDNGRMTVFSGNYDDYQRENAVKHAAIQQNLAQLATQKRDNHQALMNEQERAKNSRTRGEKHIRQRKWPTIRSATKVMNAVETSGYKQQAIHHKKQEISRQMAECRLPEIIKPKFSLSAKKSKRLLVAVRQGELAFSGNAPVLIDINMHIHSQERVALLGDNGSGKSSFLKAIAGEKRLIKIGEWNVTNHIGYLDQHYDNLSGETVLDVIGNAMPKAAYLDIRSHLNDFLFRKNEEVNALVSTLSGGEKARLSLAVIAANTPELLLLDEITNNLDLETRQHMIEILRDYPGAMIVISHDDDFLKAININRVFHVQNGLINQASTENHYE comes from the coding sequence ATGCATAAGCCGATTCAGTTTAAAAATCTTGCGCTATCATTCCCGCATAAAACCTGTTTTTCAGCCTTCAACGGCCAGATTTTGTATAGCAGCCGTATTGCGATTATTGGTCGCAATGGTTCAGGCAAATCCAGTTTATTGAAAATGCTTCAGGGACTGATTGAACCTTCGGATGGCGAAATCAAACTTCCCGATTCAGCGTGTATGGGCTATTTACCACAACAGATTGAAGCCTTTGACAATTTAAGCGGTGGGCAACGCTTGAACTGCGCATTGACCCAGGCATTAGCCTGCCAGCCTGATATCCTGTTGCTCGATGAGCCAACCAATCATCTGGATAAGAAAAATCGACGTTCACTTCTGCGTTTGTTGCGCACGTTTCCGGGTACTTTGATTGTTGTGTCGCATGATGTGGAATTATTACGCAGCACCATTGACACCATTTGGCATATTGATAATGGCAGAATGACTGTTTTTTCAGGAAACTATGATGATTATCAACGTGAAAATGCAGTAAAACATGCTGCTATTCAACAGAATCTGGCGCAACTCGCAACTCAAAAAAGAGACAATCATCAGGCTTTAATGAACGAGCAAGAACGTGCCAAAAACAGTCGTACCCGGGGTGAAAAACACATCCGGCAACGCAAATGGCCAACCATTCGCTCTGCGACCAAAGTCATGAATGCAGTAGAAACATCGGGCTATAAACAACAGGCCATTCATCATAAAAAACAGGAGATTAGTCGTCAAATGGCCGAGTGTCGTCTACCGGAGATAATTAAACCAAAGTTTTCCTTATCCGCCAAAAAGAGCAAGCGATTGCTTGTGGCCGTTCGCCAGGGAGAACTTGCATTTTCTGGAAATGCACCGGTTTTGATCGATATCAATATGCATATCCATTCGCAGGAGCGAGTGGCACTTCTTGGTGATAATGGCTCTGGGAAATCAAGCTTTCTCAAGGCAATTGCCGGGGAAAAGCGTTTGATAAAAATAGGGGAATGGAACGTCACAAACCATATCGGCTATCTTGATCAGCACTATGACAATCTCTCAGGGGAGACCGTTCTTGATGTGATTGGCAATGCCATGCCGAAAGCCGCGTATTTGGACATAAGAAGTCATTTGAATGATTTTTTATTTCGTAAAAACGAAGAAGTAAACGCGCTGGTTTCCACTTTATCTGGCGGTGAAAAAGCACGGCTGTCATTGGCCGTCATTGCCGCAAACACACCGGAATTACTACTGCTGGATGAAATAACCAATAATCTTGATTTGGAAACCCGTCAGCACATGATTGAGATATTACGCGACTATCCCGGCGCCATGATAGTTATTTCACATGATGATGATTTTTTGAAAGCCATTAATATTAACCGGGTTTTTCACGTTCAAAACGGACTAATCAACCAGGCCTCAACAGAGAACCATTATGAATAA
- a CDS encoding alpha/beta fold hydrolase yields MRQYFFIICLLFVLRVSTIANAEPQWLKLPSTPTLPQAEQSGYASINGVQIWYATYGHGQPVILLHGGLGNSNYWGNQVPILARQYKVIVMDSGGHGRSTRNEQPYNYDLMASDVLGLMDFLKIKKAAMIGWSDGAILGLHIAIHHPKRLTKLFAYAANSDPTGVRPDIFKSSVFKAYIARTEKEYEKLSPTPKAYKTLFDQLSKMSATQPNFTKEQLNAITVPTWIVDGDHDEVVKRENTEFMATQIQNSSLLLQPWVSHFSFLQDPKQFNNDLLNFLEKNPG; encoded by the coding sequence ATGCGGCAATATTTTTTCATAATTTGCTTACTATTTGTTTTGAGGGTCTCTACAATAGCAAATGCTGAACCTCAATGGCTAAAATTACCGTCAACCCCAACTTTGCCTCAAGCTGAACAAAGCGGCTATGCCTCGATTAATGGTGTGCAAATTTGGTATGCCACCTATGGTCATGGACAACCCGTCATTTTGCTTCATGGCGGCCTTGGTAATTCAAATTATTGGGGAAATCAGGTTCCAATATTGGCTCGGCAATATAAAGTCATTGTAATGGACAGCGGGGGGCACGGAAGAAGCACACGAAATGAGCAGCCTTATAATTACGATTTAATGGCTTCAGATGTACTTGGCTTGATGGATTTCTTAAAAATTAAAAAAGCTGCAATGATTGGTTGGAGCGATGGTGCAATTTTAGGCCTGCATATTGCTATACACCATCCGAAACGGCTCACTAAACTATTTGCTTATGCCGCGAATTCTGATCCCACAGGAGTGAGGCCAGATATCTTTAAAAGTTCGGTATTTAAAGCTTATATTGCTCGAACCGAGAAAGAATATGAAAAATTATCCCCTACTCCCAAAGCATACAAAACCCTGTTCGATCAACTCAGTAAAATGTCAGCAACCCAACCAAACTTTACAAAGGAACAGCTAAATGCAATTACTGTTCCGACCTGGATTGTAGATGGCGACCACGATGAGGTGGTAAAACGTGAGAATACTGAGTTTATGGCAACACAAATCCAGAATTCGAGTCTGCTGTTACAGCCTTGGGTCAGTCATTTTTCTTTTTTACAAGATCCGAAACAATTTAATAACGACTTGTTAAATTTTCTTGAAAAAAATCCAGGTTAA
- a CDS encoding GNAT family N-acetyltransferase: MPIITPRLLIRPPEMHDVSSLNTAILDSWDSLHEFMEWAREKPDMAESERYVRESVLNWSAKKPDEPWLPLFVFDKLTGNFIGATGYHHYNWDVPCLECGYWLNQTYSGKGLMTEAINAITQYAFKQLCVKRIAITCSIDNVRSRKIPERLNYVLEGVLKANRLKPGSREVTDTLVFAKYSLDNLLSLSVTWNED; the protein is encoded by the coding sequence ATGCCAATTATTACTCCCCGATTACTGATAAGACCACCAGAAATGCATGATGTGTCCAGCCTGAATACTGCTATCCTGGATTCTTGGGATAGCCTGCATGAATTTATGGAGTGGGCGAGAGAAAAGCCGGACATGGCGGAGTCTGAACGGTATGTAAGGGAGTCTGTTCTTAACTGGAGTGCGAAAAAGCCGGATGAACCCTGGTTACCTCTGTTTGTGTTTGACAAACTAACGGGTAATTTTATCGGTGCTACCGGTTATCACCATTACAATTGGGATGTCCCCTGCCTTGAGTGTGGTTACTGGCTGAATCAGACATATTCGGGTAAAGGACTGATGACAGAGGCCATTAATGCGATTACCCAATATGCGTTTAAACAATTGTGCGTCAAACGCATTGCCATTACCTGTAGTATTGATAATGTTCGTAGCAGGAAAATTCCTGAACGATTAAATTATGTTTTGGAAGGCGTGCTGAAAGCCAATCGATTAAAACCAGGGAGTCGTGAGGTGACAGACACCTTGGTTTTTGCAAAGTACTCGTTGGATAATCTGCTTTCATTATCCGTTACCTGGAATGAAGATTAA
- a CDS encoding shikimate kinase, with protein sequence MNPVKRIFIIGHPGIGKGLVAKLLADNLGWELVNADLELENRIGRSMEDIAGDNHESAFYQNVIKILSAQSSRQNIVVNTDPHIICLEKARQLLAGEFVVYLKASTATQIARIARNSLPLLPIDNIHSFFERLHQERDHLYEETATLIIDTDNHALENHVQQIFDAVTVEQSVQSGKKDTQLVLFHKIRHTPVKLSPQQTACVILLAQGMTAKEIAKSLNISFRTVEGILAKVMDITGGISSKELIALYHDKP encoded by the coding sequence ATGAACCCTGTTAAAAGAATCTTTATTATTGGCCACCCCGGAATTGGCAAAGGCCTGGTCGCAAAACTGTTAGCTGACAATCTCGGGTGGGAGTTGGTCAATGCGGATTTGGAACTGGAAAATCGCATCGGTCGAAGTATGGAAGATATTGCCGGTGACAACCATGAAAGCGCATTCTATCAGAACGTTATCAAAATACTGTCTGCGCAATCAAGTCGGCAAAATATTGTTGTTAACACGGATCCCCACATTATTTGCCTTGAAAAAGCACGTCAATTACTTGCAGGAGAATTTGTTGTATACCTGAAAGCCAGTACCGCAACGCAAATAGCGCGGATTGCTCGCAATTCATTACCCTTGTTACCTATAGACAACATTCATAGTTTTTTTGAGCGACTTCATCAGGAGCGTGATCATTTGTATGAAGAAACAGCTACATTAATTATCGACACCGATAACCATGCATTGGAAAATCACGTTCAACAAATTTTTGATGCTGTCACAGTCGAACAATCTGTTCAATCCGGGAAAAAAGATACCCAATTGGTACTTTTCCATAAAATCAGGCATACTCCTGTAAAATTATCACCACAACAAACAGCCTGTGTCATCTTGTTAGCCCAAGGTATGACTGCGAAAGAAATTGCGAAATCTCTCAATATTTCATTCAGAACAGTAGAGGGAATCCTTGCCAAAGTGATGGACATAACAGGCGGAATTTCCAGCAAGGAACTGATAGCTTTATATCACGACAAGCCATGA
- a CDS encoding class I SAM-dependent methyltransferase, translated as MSNKTTKLGLPIEYQQLPQFFDAHNINDGTERKNALIEKLLKEQGTKTILDMTCGTGSQVLYLAQHGYKITGSDLSPALIDSARNKAKKMNLNVSFIVGDMRSVNAGKFDAVITIFSAIGHLDKSDFEITLQNIRHNLNDCGIYIFDIFNLQAITDEIIKDFVMDISSVVDGVTFRNQQHSEIDRENGLLVSHDKYTITREGSQQEYHTNTFSLQIYTAQELHDLLEKNGFEVLNQFDMDGNQFIPDRSLNILTVARMK; from the coding sequence ATGAGTAATAAAACGACTAAGCTTGGGCTACCCATTGAATACCAGCAATTACCCCAATTTTTTGATGCGCATAATATTAATGATGGAACTGAACGCAAAAATGCGTTAATCGAAAAACTGTTAAAAGAGCAAGGTACCAAAACAATTCTGGACATGACCTGTGGTACCGGTTCGCAAGTACTCTACCTGGCTCAACATGGATATAAAATAACCGGGAGTGATCTGAGTCCTGCTTTAATTGATTCGGCGCGAAATAAAGCTAAAAAAATGAATCTGAATGTATCTTTTATTGTAGGAGATATGCGCTCTGTTAATGCAGGAAAATTCGATGCTGTTATTACAATATTTAGCGCTATAGGGCATCTTGACAAATCAGATTTTGAAATAACGCTTCAAAACATTCGACACAATTTGAATGATTGCGGTATATACATTTTTGATATCTTTAACTTGCAAGCTATTACGGATGAGATCATTAAAGATTTTGTTATGGACATTAGTAGCGTTGTTGATGGCGTTACATTTCGTAATCAGCAACATTCAGAAATTGACAGGGAAAATGGCCTGCTTGTTTCTCATGATAAATATACGATTACGCGAGAAGGTAGCCAACAGGAATACCATACAAATACGTTTAGTCTGCAAATATACACAGCGCAGGAGCTGCATGATTTACTCGAAAAAAATGGATTTGAGGTCCTCAACCAGTTCGATATGGATGGTAATCAGTTTATTCCTGACAGGAGCCTTAATATTTTAACTGTGGCAAGGATGAAATAA